In Marivirga salinae, a single window of DNA contains:
- a CDS encoding NAD(P)-dependent oxidoreductase: MLKIGIIREDKIPVDKRSPLTPAQCQMVASQFEVDVKVQKSDVRIFRPDEYSQHGIEMVDDISDNDILLGVKEVPMEKLIPEKTYFFFSHTIKEQEYNRDLLQTILEKKIKLVDYECLLDPQTNQRIVAFGRFAGIVGAYNTIWTFGQRYNLFHIRRAHECYDLADMKTEFGKVELPAIKIAITGGGRVAKGAMEVMYGMDILQVSPYEFLNERFDRPVFTQLSSHTYHRKKDGGPFNRDEFYENPGLYEGDFLKYTKVADMLIAGAFWDPRAPVLFTKEDAMRPEFKTRIIGDITCDIEGSIPSTKKPATVDEPVYDYDPTTDTIQPEFSEESNITVMAVDNLPCELPRDASESFGQEMIENVLPHLLGDDKEDVIKNATITENGKLTERFSYLQSFVDGE; encoded by the coding sequence ATGTTGAAAATAGGAATTATTCGCGAGGATAAAATACCAGTAGATAAACGTTCACCATTAACTCCAGCTCAATGCCAAATGGTGGCAAGCCAATTTGAGGTAGATGTTAAAGTTCAAAAAAGTGATGTAAGGATCTTTCGACCAGATGAATACTCACAACACGGAATTGAAATGGTGGATGACATTAGTGATAACGACATTCTTTTGGGAGTTAAGGAAGTTCCGATGGAAAAATTAATACCTGAAAAAACGTATTTTTTCTTTTCTCATACCATTAAAGAACAAGAATATAATAGAGATCTTTTACAAACCATCCTGGAGAAAAAGATTAAGCTAGTGGATTATGAATGTTTATTAGATCCTCAAACCAATCAAAGAATTGTAGCTTTTGGTCGCTTTGCAGGAATTGTAGGCGCTTATAATACTATCTGGACATTCGGTCAGCGATATAATCTTTTCCACATCAGGCGGGCTCATGAGTGTTATGATTTGGCTGATATGAAAACCGAATTTGGAAAAGTGGAGTTACCCGCTATCAAAATTGCTATTACAGGCGGAGGAAGAGTAGCAAAAGGCGCTATGGAAGTTATGTATGGAATGGATATTCTGCAGGTTTCACCATATGAGTTTTTGAATGAAAGATTTGACCGACCTGTTTTCACGCAATTGAGCAGCCACACTTATCATCGGAAAAAAGACGGTGGTCCATTTAATAGAGATGAATTCTATGAAAACCCAGGGCTTTATGAAGGGGATTTTCTTAAATATACGAAAGTTGCAGATATGTTAATTGCGGGTGCTTTTTGGGATCCTCGTGCTCCAGTTCTTTTTACAAAGGAAGATGCCATGCGTCCTGAGTTTAAAACAAGAATAATAGGAGATATAACCTGTGATATTGAGGGCTCTATTCCAAGCACTAAAAAACCAGCTACAGTGGATGAACCTGTGTATGATTATGACCCTACCACTGATACAATTCAACCAGAATTCAGTGAAGAAAGTAATATTACCGTTATGGCAGTCGATAATTTACCGTGTGAGCTTCCAAGAGATGCTTCTGAAAGCTTCGGTCAGGAAATGATCGAAAACGTTTTGCCGCACCTGCTTGGCGATGATAAAGAGGACGTGATCAAAAATGCGACTATTACTGAAAATGGTAAATTGACAGAAAGATTTAGCTATTTACAAAGTTTTGTGGATGGAGAGTAA
- a CDS encoding J domain-containing protein, producing the protein MENYYQILGLSEMATLSEIKSAYKKLAKAYHPDINPSPAAEEKFKLISTAYTVLSNHDLRRQYDVKLAQMRLNAKRASIRAQENKQRAYRNPYQNYTYRPPVYKPTKDASTERKATYYALGMVASIAILVYVGVAIYEFIQERKLQNMISQFEQKVQHADSLYYSGKTQAALNFVDNIKSINSDYVPIKRYEIDYLNFRRDQADIDYKNKAFQDALWGYLFFMEYSQSQNPDMQYRLAVCYRNLNEPNKAVFILNRLMNNNYKRMRMISLIAEIYKEELNDYEVAMQYYQMGLKSILAEFKSVYGNAYRLLVSAERTPESYKSIYFNAAEILFEQGDYKQASKLLEWVTFFKPEKELGYQYLIECYFQLGNKKEACNILNKAEKMDIRPKLNFELSCN; encoded by the coding sequence ATGGAAAATTATTACCAAATATTAGGTTTAAGTGAAATGGCAACTTTATCAGAGATAAAGTCTGCCTATAAAAAGCTAGCAAAAGCTTACCATCCTGATATTAATCCATCACCAGCTGCTGAAGAGAAATTCAAATTGATTTCTACTGCTTATACGGTACTAAGCAATCATGATTTAAGACGGCAATATGATGTGAAATTAGCTCAAATGCGTCTTAATGCAAAAAGGGCAAGTATCCGTGCACAGGAGAATAAGCAAAGAGCCTATCGAAATCCGTATCAGAACTACACTTACAGGCCACCGGTTTATAAACCCACTAAAGATGCTAGTACAGAAAGGAAAGCTACATATTATGCTTTAGGAATGGTAGCATCCATTGCCATTCTAGTTTATGTAGGTGTGGCTATTTATGAATTTATTCAGGAGAGGAAGCTTCAAAATATGATTAGCCAATTCGAACAGAAGGTTCAACATGCTGACAGCCTATATTATTCTGGAAAAACTCAAGCAGCATTGAATTTTGTTGATAACATCAAATCCATTAATAGTGATTATGTTCCAATTAAAAGATACGAAATTGATTATTTAAATTTCCGCAGAGACCAAGCCGATATTGATTATAAAAATAAAGCTTTTCAAGATGCACTTTGGGGTTATTTATTCTTTATGGAATATAGTCAAAGTCAAAACCCTGATATGCAATATAGATTAGCGGTTTGTTATAGAAATTTGAATGAGCCCAACAAAGCAGTATTTATCTTAAATAGGTTGATGAATAATAACTATAAGCGAATGAGAATGATATCGCTGATAGCCGAAATTTATAAAGAAGAATTAAATGATTATGAAGTGGCCATGCAATATTATCAAATGGGGTTGAAAAGTATATTGGCAGAATTTAAGAGTGTATATGGTAATGCTTATCGCTTATTAGTTTCTGCAGAAAGAACTCCAGAAAGTTATAAATCAATTTATTTCAATGCTGCAGAAATTTTATTTGAACAGGGAGACTACAAACAAGCATCTAAATTATTGGAATGGGTTACCTTTTTTAAACCGGAAAAAGAATTAGGATATCAGTATTTAATTGAGTGTTATTTTCAGCTGGGTAATAAAAAGGAAGCTTGCAATATTTTAAATAAGGCAGAAAAAATGGATATTCGCCCGAAATTAAATTTTGAATTAAGCTGTAATTAA
- the rho gene encoding transcription termination factor Rho: MYNIEELNLKLLSELKEIAEKLGVSQYKKLPKKELIYKILDQQALLPESDLPKKEEEKSTPKSAPSAKKESAPKAKAPEKKEEKVQSKAPKKEEKPEAKPEKKAEEATAKPQAEADDKQERKPRPAPKDKRPRPERAERSNDKGDRPPRPERADNRPKKADIKDFDGIIENEGVLEMMQDGYGFLRSSDYNYLASPDDIYVSPSQIKLFGLKTGDTVKGQIRPPKEGEKYFALLRVSSVNGKTTEEIRDRVPFEYLTPLFPEEKFNLSTKPNKYSTRILDLFAPIGKGQRGMIVAQPKTGKTELLKEVANAMAENHPEAYLLILLIDERPEEVTDMARSVKAEVVSSTFDEQADRHVKVASMVLEKAKRMVECGHDVVILLDSITRLARAYNTVVPSSGKILSGGVDANALHKPKRFFGAARNLENGGSLTILATALIETGSKMDEVIFEEFKGTGNMELVLDRKLANKRIYPAIDVPASGTRREDLLMSKEELQRVWILRKFMADMNSGEAMELLLTKMKGTVDNDEFLISMNG; encoded by the coding sequence ATGTATAACATTGAAGAATTAAACTTAAAGCTACTTTCTGAACTTAAGGAAATAGCGGAAAAACTGGGAGTATCTCAGTACAAGAAATTGCCGAAAAAAGAACTGATTTACAAAATTTTGGATCAACAAGCACTTTTACCCGAAAGTGACTTACCAAAAAAGGAAGAAGAAAAATCGACTCCTAAATCAGCACCTTCAGCAAAGAAAGAATCAGCTCCAAAAGCTAAAGCTCCTGAAAAAAAGGAGGAAAAAGTTCAATCTAAAGCTCCTAAAAAGGAAGAAAAACCTGAAGCTAAGCCAGAGAAAAAAGCTGAAGAAGCGACTGCCAAACCTCAAGCTGAAGCAGACGATAAGCAAGAACGCAAACCACGTCCGGCTCCAAAAGATAAAAGACCTAGACCAGAAAGAGCTGAGCGTTCTAATGACAAAGGTGATAGACCTCCTAGACCTGAAAGAGCTGATAACCGACCTAAGAAAGCAGATATCAAAGATTTTGATGGTATAATAGAAAATGAAGGTGTATTGGAAATGATGCAAGACGGATACGGTTTCTTGCGTTCTTCTGATTACAACTACTTAGCAAGTCCTGATGATATTTATGTTTCTCCATCTCAAATCAAATTATTTGGTTTAAAAACTGGTGATACGGTAAAAGGTCAAATAAGACCTCCAAAAGAAGGTGAAAAATATTTCGCTTTATTAAGAGTTTCTTCCGTAAATGGAAAAACGACTGAAGAAATAAGAGATAGAGTTCCTTTTGAATACTTAACTCCTCTATTCCCTGAAGAAAAATTCAATTTAAGTACCAAGCCTAATAAATATTCCACTCGTATTTTAGATCTTTTTGCTCCAATTGGTAAAGGACAAAGAGGGATGATTGTAGCTCAGCCTAAAACAGGTAAAACGGAGCTATTAAAAGAAGTGGCAAACGCCATGGCTGAAAATCATCCGGAAGCTTATTTATTGATTTTATTAATCGATGAACGTCCTGAAGAGGTAACGGATATGGCACGTTCTGTAAAAGCAGAAGTAGTAAGTTCTACTTTTGATGAGCAAGCAGACCGTCACGTGAAAGTGGCTAGCATGGTTTTGGAAAAAGCCAAAAGAATGGTGGAATGTGGCCATGATGTAGTGATTCTATTGGATTCTATTACTCGTTTAGCTCGTGCTTACAATACAGTGGTTCCTTCATCAGGTAAGATTTTATCGGGTGGTGTGGATGCTAATGCATTACACAAGCCAAAAAGATTTTTTGGTGCTGCCAGAAATTTAGAAAATGGTGGTTCATTAACAATTTTGGCTACTGCCTTAATTGAAACTGGTTCTAAAATGGACGAAGTGATCTTCGAAGAATTCAAAGGAACTGGTAATATGGAATTAGTATTGGATAGAAAATTAGCTAACAAGCGTATTTATCCTGCAATTGATGTTCCTGCTTCTGGTACAAGAAGAGAAGACTTGTTGATGAGCAAAGAAGAATTGCAAAGAGTATGGATATTACGTAAATTCATGGCAGACATGAACTCAGGAGAAGCAATGGAACTTTTATTAACTAAAATGAAAGGTACTGTGGACAATGATGAGTTTTTGATTTCCATGAATGGATAA
- the serS gene encoding serine--tRNA ligase, protein MLQVANLRESKAKAVKGLLKRNIENAESLIDGVIALDDRRKALQTELDSVLAESNQISKSIGILMKEGKKEEAEEVKAKTAELKQRSKILQEESQEIEKELTDSLYQIPNIPQEDVKKGKGEDDNEILSEHGEKPELYAGKKPHWDLIKEYDIIDFDLGIKITGAGFPVYKGKGARMQRALLNFFLDEAEKQGFKEIQPPVLVNEASGIGTGQLPDKEGQMYHIEDTDLYLIPTAEVPITNLLRDEIIDEEDLPIKLTAYTPCFRKEAGSWGAHVRGLNRLHQFDKVEIVQVLHPDKSYQALEEMSSYIQSLLTKLELPYRVLRLCGGDLGFTSALTYDMEVWSAAQEKWLEVSSVSNFETYQSNRLKLRYKDADKKKHLLHTLNGSALAFPRILAAILENNQTEKGIRVPKALQSYTGFEWID, encoded by the coding sequence ATGTTACAAGTTGCAAATTTGCGTGAAAGTAAAGCCAAAGCAGTCAAAGGCTTATTAAAAAGAAATATTGAAAATGCTGAATCTCTAATCGATGGCGTAATTGCTCTTGATGATAGAAGAAAAGCATTGCAAACTGAACTGGATTCAGTTTTGGCAGAATCAAACCAAATTTCCAAAAGCATTGGCATTTTGATGAAAGAAGGAAAGAAGGAAGAAGCAGAGGAAGTAAAAGCCAAAACTGCTGAACTCAAGCAACGCAGTAAAATTTTGCAGGAAGAATCTCAAGAGATTGAAAAAGAATTGACAGACAGTCTCTATCAAATTCCTAATATTCCCCAAGAGGACGTTAAAAAAGGAAAAGGCGAAGATGATAATGAAATCCTATCTGAGCACGGTGAAAAGCCTGAATTATATGCTGGCAAAAAACCACATTGGGATCTGATTAAAGAGTATGACATCATTGATTTTGATTTAGGAATTAAAATCACGGGTGCAGGATTTCCTGTTTATAAAGGCAAAGGAGCAAGAATGCAGCGTGCTTTATTGAATTTCTTTTTAGACGAAGCAGAAAAACAAGGATTCAAAGAAATTCAACCACCTGTTTTAGTAAATGAAGCTTCAGGGATAGGGACTGGACAATTACCAGATAAAGAAGGTCAGATGTATCACATAGAAGATACAGACTTATACTTGATTCCTACCGCTGAAGTACCTATTACCAATCTTTTAAGAGATGAAATTATCGATGAAGAGGATTTGCCTATCAAATTGACTGCCTATACGCCTTGTTTCAGAAAAGAAGCAGGCTCTTGGGGAGCACATGTTAGAGGGTTGAATCGTTTGCATCAATTTGATAAAGTAGAGATAGTGCAAGTTCTGCATCCTGATAAATCTTATCAGGCATTGGAGGAAATGAGCAGTTATATTCAAAGCTTACTGACTAAATTAGAATTGCCTTACCGTGTATTAAGGTTATGTGGTGGTGATTTAGGTTTTACTTCTGCCTTAACTTATGATATGGAAGTTTGGTCTGCAGCACAAGAAAAATGGCTAGAAGTGAGCTCTGTTTCTAATTTTGAAACTTACCAATCCAACCGTTTGAAATTGCGCTATAAAGATGCGGATAAGAAAAAGCACTTATTGCATACTTTAAATGGCAGTGCGTTAGCTTTCCCAAGAATCTTAGCAGCGATTTTGGAAAATAATCAAACCGAAAAAGGGATTAGAGTGCCTAAAGCATTGCAATCTTATACTGGTTTTGAATGGATTGATTAA
- a CDS encoding bacteriorhodopsin-like, with the protein METLFLADVIDIKSDDPVAFTFFTGYMAMFAASVFFFFERQQVDGKWKTSLLVSGLITMIAAVHYYYMRDYYAATGMNPTVLRYIDWTLTVPLMCVEFYLLLRPAGAKQSFMWKLIFFSLVMLVAGYIGEAFTDGSMTHSVTWGVISTVGYVYILYSAWFGEAAQLAKSSGNESVQKGIKALAWFVLVGWAIYPIGYMAMPGGWLGADGAGLLRPQDMDLIYNIGDAVNKIGFGLVVYSIAMKETKKSKASA; encoded by the coding sequence ATGGAAACACTATTTCTAGCGGATGTCATTGACATCAAATCAGATGATCCAGTAGCATTTACCTTTTTTACAGGCTACATGGCAATGTTTGCAGCTTCTGTCTTTTTCTTTTTCGAAAGACAGCAAGTTGACGGTAAGTGGAAAACTTCACTTTTAGTATCAGGTTTAATTACTATGATTGCAGCAGTTCATTACTACTATATGCGTGATTATTATGCTGCTACTGGTATGAATCCAACTGTATTACGTTACATCGATTGGACTTTGACAGTTCCATTAATGTGTGTAGAATTTTATTTATTGTTAAGACCAGCAGGCGCGAAGCAGAGCTTTATGTGGAAATTGATTTTCTTCTCATTAGTTATGTTAGTAGCAGGTTATATCGGTGAAGCCTTCACTGACGGATCTATGACTCACTCTGTTACTTGGGGAGTAATTTCTACTGTCGGATATGTCTATATCTTGTATTCAGCTTGGTTTGGTGAAGCTGCGCAATTGGCTAAATCAAGCGGTAATGAATCTGTGCAAAAAGGAATTAAAGCTTTAGCGTGGTTTGTATTAGTTGGATGGGCTATTTATCCAATTGGATATATGGCAATGCCAGGTGGTTGGCTTGGTGCTGATGGAGCAGGTTTATTAAGGCCTCAAGATATGGATTTAATTTACAACATAGGTGATGCTGTTAATAAAATCGGTTTCGGTTTGGTAGTATATAGCATTGCAATGAAAGAAACTAAAAAATCTAAAGCATCAGCCTAA
- a CDS encoding YpdA family putative bacillithiol disulfide reductase codes for MQNIDVLIIGAGPIGLACGIKAESEGLSYLIVDKGTLVNSLYNYPYGMTFFSTSDKLEIGGVPFISHNPKPTRMEALEYYRRVASSHKLNTSLYNPVKKVEKNENGFKVSSEKFDLQAENIIVATGFYDLPHKLGIPGEDLPKVTHYYKEAHPYYDMNLAIVGAANSAVDAALECFRKGAKEVTMVIREEEIRKTVKYWVKPDIENRIKEGSIKAYFESEITAIRENEIDIKTPEGNITIENDFVLAMTGYEPNYDFLSNMGVKKIEEPPFAPVYDAQSMETNVEGIYLAGVICGGMETNKWFIENSRVHADMIMTHIKSKRMIEN; via the coding sequence ATGCAAAATATAGATGTATTAATAATTGGTGCTGGCCCCATAGGTTTGGCTTGTGGAATAAAAGCGGAATCTGAAGGCTTATCTTATCTAATTGTGGACAAAGGTACTTTGGTAAACTCCTTGTACAATTATCCATACGGAATGACTTTCTTTAGTACTTCCGATAAACTAGAAATTGGAGGTGTGCCATTTATCTCGCATAACCCGAAGCCAACAAGAATGGAAGCTTTGGAATATTACAGAAGAGTGGCCAGCTCACATAAGCTCAATACTTCTCTTTATAATCCTGTAAAAAAAGTAGAGAAAAATGAAAATGGATTTAAGGTAAGTTCTGAAAAATTCGACTTACAGGCTGAGAACATTATTGTGGCAACAGGATTTTATGATTTACCACATAAGCTGGGAATACCTGGAGAAGATTTGCCTAAGGTAACTCACTATTATAAAGAAGCTCATCCTTATTATGATATGAATTTGGCTATTGTTGGAGCTGCTAATTCTGCAGTTGATGCTGCTTTGGAATGCTTCAGAAAAGGTGCAAAAGAAGTAACTATGGTAATTCGGGAAGAAGAAATCCGTAAAACGGTGAAATATTGGGTGAAGCCTGATATCGAAAATAGAATTAAAGAGGGCAGTATAAAAGCGTATTTCGAAAGTGAAATTACCGCTATAAGAGAAAATGAAATAGACATCAAAACGCCTGAAGGTAATATCACCATTGAAAATGATTTTGTATTAGCCATGACGGGCTATGAACCAAACTATGATTTCTTAAGCAATATGGGTGTCAAAAAAATTGAAGAACCGCCTTTTGCTCCAGTTTATGATGCTCAAAGCATGGAAACCAATGTGGAAGGGATTTATTTAGCCGGTGTGATTTGTGGTGGAATGGAAACTAATAAGTGGTTTATTGAGAATAGCCGAGTTCATGCTGATATGATTATGACACATATTAAGAGTAAGCGTATGATTGAGAATTAA
- a CDS encoding DUF2461 domain-containing protein, with protein MAYFSSDFVKFFEELEKNNHKEWFDENRKRYEKEIKNPFKAFVSELILAIQKFDPEIMIKPKDAIFRINRDIRFSKNKQPYKNNVAAYISRISKKEQFAGYYVHLDAEGIWLGGGLYDLSTENIYKVRQEILYNEKDLDEALNSNGFKKEFGELQGNKNKILKPPFKEFGEEIPILYQKQFYFMKRYPASKITSDKLVEFCVEKLEKAYPVNKFLRLAVENVE; from the coding sequence ATGGCTTATTTCAGTAGTGATTTTGTAAAGTTTTTTGAAGAACTGGAGAAAAACAACCATAAAGAGTGGTTTGACGAGAATAGAAAAAGATATGAAAAGGAAATTAAAAACCCTTTCAAAGCATTTGTAAGTGAATTAATTCTTGCCATTCAGAAGTTTGATCCTGAAATCATGATCAAACCTAAAGATGCCATTTTCCGCATCAATAGAGACATACGATTTTCCAAAAATAAACAGCCCTATAAAAATAATGTGGCAGCCTATATCTCCCGAATTTCTAAAAAAGAGCAATTTGCAGGATATTATGTTCATTTGGATGCAGAAGGAATATGGCTAGGTGGAGGATTATATGATCTTTCTACAGAAAATATTTATAAGGTAAGGCAAGAGATTCTTTATAATGAAAAGGATTTAGATGAAGCATTAAATTCAAATGGTTTTAAAAAAGAATTTGGCGAACTGCAAGGAAACAAAAACAAAATACTAAAACCTCCTTTTAAAGAATTTGGTGAAGAGATTCCTATCTTATACCAAAAACAATTTTATTTTATGAAACGCTACCCAGCTAGTAAAATCACATCTGATAAGTTGGTGGAATTTTGTGTAGAGAAACTTGAGAAAGCTTATCCTGTAAATAAATTTTTACGCTTAGCAGTTGAAAATGTGGAATAA
- a CDS encoding glycosyltransferase family 4 protein, giving the protein MKILYIHQYFKTPDEGGANRSYFMAQALKAKGHEVEMLTTHNEKKAISRTVDGLKVHYLPVQYENQFGFLKRIKAFLNFIMLSKSFIRKHNDYDKIIVTSTPLTVGFIALWVQKKFNIPYIFEVRDLWPEAPIQMGAIKNPLLKIWLEKQELKFYKNAERVIALSPGMRNHIEKKAPEVKVDLIPNVADCDFFERVEEKDEDLVLQYGVKNKFVVSYFGAVGPVNDLMSLIKCAELSMHLPIRFLIMGEGSSLPDVKNYVAKNQLKNVFFIPYGTKDDVKDVMNVTDACYVSFLHKPVLRTNSPNKFFDAIASGKLIITNIQGWIRGLVEKRHIGFFADSDFPAEFGEKIKPFIDSPELLMKYQKASRDTAEQFFSRNELSHHFVQAIEGKNYQHEAEIRSIFSLSA; this is encoded by the coding sequence ATGAAAATCCTTTACATCCATCAATATTTCAAAACGCCTGATGAAGGGGGAGCAAATCGCTCCTACTTTATGGCTCAGGCTTTAAAGGCTAAAGGCCATGAGGTAGAAATGCTGACCACTCATAATGAGAAAAAGGCTATTTCCAGAACAGTGGATGGATTAAAAGTACATTATTTACCAGTTCAATATGAAAACCAATTCGGTTTCTTAAAAAGAATAAAAGCTTTCTTGAATTTTATCATGCTTTCCAAAAGCTTTATAAGAAAGCACAATGACTATGATAAGATAATCGTAACAAGCACTCCGCTTACCGTAGGTTTTATAGCCTTATGGGTACAAAAGAAATTTAACATACCTTATATTTTTGAAGTACGCGATTTATGGCCTGAAGCTCCCATTCAAATGGGAGCAATTAAAAATCCATTATTAAAAATCTGGTTAGAAAAGCAGGAATTAAAATTTTACAAAAATGCTGAAAGAGTTATTGCCCTCTCACCTGGCATGCGTAATCATATTGAGAAAAAAGCTCCAGAAGTAAAAGTAGACTTGATCCCAAATGTTGCAGATTGCGATTTTTTTGAGCGAGTAGAAGAAAAAGATGAGGATTTGGTCTTACAATATGGAGTAAAAAATAAATTTGTAGTAAGCTATTTTGGTGCAGTAGGACCTGTAAATGACTTGATGAGCCTAATTAAATGTGCTGAATTAAGCATGCATTTACCAATTCGCTTTTTGATTATGGGAGAAGGATCAAGCTTGCCTGATGTAAAAAATTATGTAGCTAAGAATCAGTTGAAAAACGTCTTCTTCATTCCTTATGGCACTAAAGATGATGTGAAAGATGTTATGAATGTTACGGATGCTTGTTATGTTTCCTTTCTTCATAAACCTGTTTTAAGGACAAATTCACCCAATAAATTCTTCGATGCCATTGCCTCGGGTAAATTGATTATCACGAACATCCAAGGCTGGATTAGAGGTCTAGTGGAAAAACGCCACATAGGCTTTTTCGCTGATTCAGATTTCCCAGCTGAGTTTGGAGAAAAAATAAAGCCTTTTATTGATTCCCCAGAATTATTGATGAAATATCAAAAAGCATCTAGAGATACGGCAGAACAGTTTTTCAGTAGAAATGAACTAAGCCATCATTTCGTACAGGCAATTGAAGGAAAAAATTATCAACATGAAGCTGAAATTCGTTCAATCTTTAGTTTGAGTGCCTAG
- a CDS encoding M28 family metallopeptidase encodes MRYLFILFFLSNISIGSSQSDLAREHLSILTSDSLGGRGFTQNGQEKASNYIIKKLQEYDLKAGGDNNFRQELTYPVNTFPGSAQFSVENQNAIKIYGAGKDFLFHSASASIDIKGQIEEISIGFKFSRKAKNKIFYIEKTANNAKEIEDITQSFLFDLKASGNLLIIQDSAKWSWFPSSKQSNNSVLYVKDHLKSGAEIRATNEAKFVSNFNSSNVIGKIEGERSDSVILLSAHYDHIGQMGSAIFRGANDNASGVAMLLALAKYYGENQPKLDTYFLFTTAEEIGLLGSYYFIENPPFDLRKIKMLVNLDMVGTGEEGITVVNSKKHNRYFELLQKLNNDRITKIKARGEACNSDHCLFDQIGIPAVFIYTLGGKQAYHDVYDNGEDLSLEAFDELHDLIIESLNKY; translated from the coding sequence ATGCGATATCTTTTTATTCTATTCTTTCTCAGTAACATTTCTATTGGCTCTAGCCAAAGTGATTTAGCTAGAGAACATCTTTCAATTTTGACTTCTGATTCATTAGGAGGTAGGGGATTTACTCAAAATGGTCAAGAAAAAGCATCAAATTATATCATAAAGAAATTACAGGAATATGATTTGAAAGCTGGTGGAGATAACAATTTTAGGCAGGAATTGACATATCCTGTCAATACTTTTCCTGGAAGCGCTCAGTTTTCAGTAGAAAATCAAAATGCCATTAAAATTTATGGGGCGGGGAAAGATTTTCTTTTTCATTCAGCTTCAGCATCAATTGATATTAAAGGACAAATCGAGGAAATCTCCATTGGTTTTAAATTTTCTAGGAAAGCTAAAAATAAGATTTTTTACATTGAGAAAACCGCGAATAATGCTAAAGAAATTGAGGACATAACTCAATCTTTTTTGTTTGATTTAAAGGCTTCTGGTAATTTACTAATCATTCAAGATAGTGCTAAATGGAGCTGGTTTCCATCTTCAAAGCAATCGAATAATAGTGTTTTATATGTGAAAGATCATTTGAAAAGTGGAGCAGAAATTAGAGCGACAAATGAAGCCAAATTTGTATCAAATTTCAATTCTTCTAATGTAATTGGCAAGATTGAAGGTGAAAGGAGCGATTCAGTCATCTTGCTTTCCGCCCACTATGATCATATTGGCCAAATGGGAAGTGCTATTTTTAGAGGTGCAAATGATAATGCATCAGGAGTTGCAATGCTCTTAGCATTGGCAAAATATTATGGAGAAAATCAACCAAAATTGGATACCTACTTTCTTTTCACCACTGCAGAGGAAATAGGCTTGTTGGGCAGTTATTATTTCATTGAAAACCCGCCATTTGATCTAAGAAAAATCAAAATGTTAGTTAATTTAGATATGGTAGGAACAGGAGAAGAAGGAATTACAGTTGTGAATTCCAAAAAGCATAACCGCTATTTTGAATTGCTTCAAAAACTAAATAACGATAGAATAACCAAGATTAAAGCTAGGGGAGAAGCCTGCAATAGCGACCATTGTTTATTTGATCAAATTGGAATTCCAGCAGTCTTTATTTACACCTTAGGCGGAAAGCAAGCTTATCATGATGTTTATGATAATGGAGAAGATTTAAGCTTAGAAGCTTTTGATGAATTGCATGATTTGATAATTGAAAGTTTAAATAAGTACTGA
- a CDS encoding deoxynucleoside kinase has protein sequence MDQLKHIAIAGNIGAGKTTLAKKLSHHYGWRTEFEAVEDNPYLVDFYSDMKQWAFHLQVYFLNSRLQQVKRIRESEHTVVQDRSIYEDCYVFAKNLHESGNMSDRDYHNYLELFDSMASVITPPDLLIYLRADIPKLVGQIEKRGRDYEETIRIDYLKNLNKHYEAWVKQYDIGKLVIIDVNQLDYLNNVEDFALIVSKIDTEVHGLFSNQ, from the coding sequence ATGGATCAATTAAAACACATCGCCATAGCCGGAAATATTGGTGCCGGTAAAACCACTTTAGCTAAAAAATTATCTCATCATTATGGCTGGAGGACTGAATTTGAGGCTGTTGAAGACAATCCTTACCTAGTAGATTTTTATAGTGACATGAAGCAATGGGCTTTCCATCTACAAGTATATTTTTTAAACAGTCGCCTTCAGCAAGTTAAAAGAATCAGAGAAAGTGAACACACTGTGGTTCAAGATCGATCCATATATGAAGATTGCTATGTCTTTGCCAAAAATCTTCATGAATCAGGGAATATGTCTGACCGCGATTACCATAATTACTTGGAGTTATTCGATTCAATGGCTTCAGTCATTACTCCTCCTGATTTACTTATTTATTTGCGAGCTGATATCCCAAAATTGGTTGGGCAAATTGAAAAAAGAGGCAGGGATTATGAAGAAACCATCAGGATTGATTACCTAAAAAACTTAAACAAGCATTACGAAGCTTGGGTGAAGCAATACGACATTGGAAAATTGGTGATAATTGATGTCAACCAATTAGATTACTTAAACAATGTTGAAGATTTTGCTTTAATCGTAAGTAAAATAGATACGGAAGTTCATGGCCTTTTTTCTAATCAATAA